The following proteins are encoded in a genomic region of Sebastes fasciatus isolate fSebFas1 chromosome 12, fSebFas1.pri, whole genome shotgun sequence:
- the paqr7b gene encoding membrane progestin receptor alpha-B encodes MATVVMEQIGRLFINAQQLRQIPQLLESAFPTLPCTVKVSDVPWVFRERHILTGYRQPDQSWRYYFLTLFQRHNESLNVWTHLLAAFIILVKWQEISETVDFLRDPHAQPLFIVLLSAFTYLSFSALAHLLSAKSELSYYSFYFLDYVGVAVYQYGSALAHYYYAIEKDWHTRVQGVFLPAAAFLAWLTCFGCCYGKYASHELPKFAIKLCQVVPSALAYCLDISPVVHRIYSCYQEGCSDPVVAYHFYHVLFFLISAYFFCCPHPESLFPGKCDFIGQGHQIFHIFVVVCTLMQVEALKIDFMERRPFYERLHGDLAHDAVALFIFTACCSALTAFYVRNRVRASLHEKQE; translated from the coding sequence ATGGCAACGGTGGTGATGGAGCAGATCGGTCGGCTGTTTATCAACGCGCAGCAGCTGCGTCAGATCCCTCAGCTGCTGGAGTCGGCCTTCCCCACGCTGCCTTGCACTGTGAAGGTGTCCGACGTCCCCTGGGTGTTCCGCGAGCGCCACATCCTCACCGGCTACCGGCAGCCGGACCAAAGCTGGCGCTACTACTTCCTCACCCTCTTCCAGAGGCACAACGAGAGCCTCAATGTGTGGACCCACCTGCTGGCCGCCTTCATCATCTTGGTGAAGTGGCAGGAGATCTCGGAGACGGTGGACTTTTTGCGAGACCCTCACGCTCAGCCCCTCTTCATCGTCCTCCTGTCAGCCTTCACCTACCTCTCCTTCAGCGCTCTCGCTCACCTCCTCTCTGCCAAGTCCGAGCTCTCCTACTACAGCTTCTACTTCCTCGACTACGTGGGGGTCGCGGTCTACCAGTACGGCAGCGCCCTGGCGCACTACTACTATGCCATCGAGAAAGATTGGCACACTAGAGTGCAAGGGGTCTTTTTACCCGCTGCGGCATTCTTGGCCTGGCTCACTTGCTTCGGGTGCTGCTACGGTAAATATGCGAGCCACGAGCTGCCAAAGTTCGCCATCAAGCTCTGCCAGGTGGTGCCCTCAGCCTTGGCTTACTGTTTAGACATAAGCCCCGTGGTCCACCGCATCTACAGCTGCTACCAAGAGGGCTGCTCCGACCCAGTCGTGGCGTACCACTTCTACCACGTGCTCTTTTTCCTAATCAGCGCCTATTTCTTCTGCTGCCCGCACCCAGAGAGCTTGTTCCCTGGGAAGTGTGACTTCATCGGGCAGGGCCACCAGATCTTCCACATATTCGTGGTGGTGTGCACCCTGATGCAGGTCGAAGCGCTGAAAATAGACTTCATGGAGCGCCGTCCCTTCTACGAGCGCCTCCACGGCGACCTCGCGCACGACGCCGTCGCGCTCTTCATCTTCACTGCCTGCTGCAGTGCTCTTACCGCTTTTTACGTGCGCAATCGTGTCCGTGCCTCTCTGCACGAGAAGCAGGAGTAA
- the stmn1b gene encoding stathmin 1b, which produces MESCGDILVKELNKRASGQAFEVILSPTTPDAKTEFPLSPLKKKAPSLDEIKRKLDAAEERRKSHEADVLKHLAEKREHEKEVIQKALEEDSKFSKVTQEKLNQKMEANKENRTALLAARTEKFKEMGKKIEVKKNKDAMTEMEN; this is translated from the exons ATGGAAAGCTGTGGAG ACATCCTAGTGAAGGAGCTGAACAAGCGTGCTTCCGGTCAGGCTTTTGAGGTCATCCTGAGCCCCACAACCCCTGATGCCAAGACCGAATTTCCATTGTCCCCTCTCAAGAAAAAGGCACCATCGCTGGATGAGATCAAGAGGAAACTGGATGCTGCAGAGGAGAGACGCAAG AGCCACGAGGCTGATGTGCTCAAACACTTGGCTGAGAAACGAGAGCACGAGAAGGAGGTCATCCAGAAGGCCTTAGAAGAAGACAGCAAGTTTAGCAAGGTGACACAGGAGAAGCTCAATCAGAAGATGGAGGCGAACAAAGAGAACCGCACTGCGTTGCTGGCGGCTCGCACTGAGAAATTCAAGGAGATG GGCAAGAAGATTGAAGTGAAGAAGAACAAGGACGCGAtgacagaaatggaaaattaa
- the LOC141779322 gene encoding uncharacterized protein LOC141779322 isoform X2, protein MLKVHKQTCAVVGCKNQHRSLHLPPEDTKFKWIHFIYDGNVPLNVTSRPYVCANHFTWNCYTNAGQYKTGFANTLRLKEGAVPTIRDPSTNPEAQASTSLHINTKKDAACQTDTTPTRHVRTQLSSRTLGPYYRSTGVQATVPCKDSGVGPSKRPRLEMEEEEEEMEEEDEELFEGSSSKVDSEKQDPTYDPAESDTDLTESTDMPEAPSPDHKIKKFIVYESCIMELFEVCPVCVRACDVQTRRIGTFISVEQLCPYCQYSRQWNSQPILGSTPAGNLQLSAAVYLSGASFFKVEKIFKAMELQMFQYDTFRRHTRMFIEPAVVNKWKTSQDVTVQRLSEEDKVVVGGDMKAVSPGHSAKFGCYTMMDLKNNMVVDIQLVHSNEVGAGYHREREGMKRSLTLLEERGVTLDSIVIKSHPQIQKFLRESNITHYCDISHMEKGISKQLEEIAKMKDCEKLQKWLPSIKKHIYWTAASSTTGPERVAKWTSHLNHVLDIHTHGDPIYPQCLHPLRKNTDPNKWLAAGTLAFYKLEKVMTNKKILKDVANLSPHPQTSSLEAFHRTIPRFAPKSVRFPFVGLLCRLYLAALYYNENADKEAESAEKPAKTFRYVDDLMDLIFEKVFVDPTPYLNEVLKIPIPEDNEEDIGVPVQ, encoded by the exons atgtTGAAGGTACACAAACAAACGTGTGCGGTTGTTGGCTGCAAGAACCAACACAGAAGTCTCCATCTCCCACCGGAGGATACGAAGTTCAAGTGGATTCACTTCATCTATGATGGAAATGTGCCTCTAAACGTGACATCCAGACCGTATGTGTGCGCAAACCATTTCACCTGGAACTGCTATACAAACGCGGGCCAGTATAAAACCGGATTTGCTAATACTTTGAGGCTCAAGGAAGGAGCAGTACCGACCATCAGAGACCCGAGTACAAACCCTGAAGCT CAGGCCAGCACATCACTACATATCAATACAAAGAAGGATGCTGCCTGCCAGACCGACACAACACCGACACGTCATGTTAGAACACAACTGTCTTCCAGGACTCTAGGGCCTTACTACAGGAGTACAG GTGTCCAGGCTACTGTGCCCTGCAAAGACTCTGGTGTTGGCCCATCGAAGAGACCTCGtctggagatggaggaggaggaggaggagatggaggaggaagatgaggagttGTTTGAGGGCAGCTCTTCAAAGGTGGATTCAGAAAAGCAGGATCCTACCTATGATCCTGCGGAGTCAGACACAGATTTAACAGAGTCGACAGACATGCC TGAAGCACCCAGTCCCGACCATAAGATCAAGAAGTTTATAGTGTATGAGAGCTGCATTATGGAGCTGTTCGAGGTGTGTCCTGTGTGCGTGCGGGCGTGTGATGTTCAGACCCGAAGGATCGGTACATTCATATCAGTGGAACAGCTGTGCCCATATTGTCAATACTCCCGACAATGGAATAGCCAACCCATTCTGGGAAGCACTCCAGCCGGGAACCTCCAGCTCTCCGCGGCAGTGTATCTCAGCGGAGCATCTTTCTTCAAAGTTGAAAAG ATCTTCAAAGCAATGGAGCTGCAGATGTTCCAGTATGACACCTTTCGTCGTCATACAAGAATGTTCATCGAGCCAGCTGTTGTGAACAAGTGGAAAACATCCCAAGATGTGACGGTACAGCGGCTCAGTGAAGAGGACAAAGTGGTAGTTGGAGGTGACATGAAGGCTGTCTCTCCAG GGCACTCTGCAAAGTTTGGTTGCTACACCATGATGGACCTCAAGAACAACATGGTTGTTGATATCCAGTTGGTTCAC AGCAATGAGGTCGGTGCAGGCTACCACAGGGAAAGAGAAGGTATGAAGAGGAGCCTGACATTGTTGGAGGAACGTGGTGTGACTCTGGATAGCATCGTCATTAAGAGTCATCCACAAATACAGAAATTCCTGAGGGAGAGCAACATCACCCATTACTGTGACATCTCGCACATGGAGAAAG GAATTTCGAAGCAACTGGAGGAGATCGCCAAGATGAAGGACTGTGAAAAACTACAGAAGTGGTTACCGTctatcaaaaaacacatttactggACTGCAGCATCATCTACCACCGGACCAGAGAGAGTGGCGAAGTGGACCTCCCACCTGAACCATGTGCTGGATATTCACACACATGGGGACCCCATCTACCCCCAGTGCCTGCATCCACTGCGCAAAAACACGGACCCAAATAAATGGCTGGCAGCAG GAACTCTTGCTTTCTACAAGCTGGAAAAGGTGATGACGAACAAGAAGATCTTAAAAGACGTCGCAAATCTGAGCCCCCACCCACAGACTTCATCTCTGGAGGCTTTCCACCGCACCATTCCTCGTTTTGCTCCTAAAAGCGTTAGGTTTCCATTTGTTGGATTGCTGTGCAG ACTCTACCTGGCTGCCCTATACTACAATGAAAATGCTGACAAGGAGGCAGAAAGCGCGGAGAAACCAGCGAAGACGTTCC GATATGTGGATGACTTGATGGACCTCATCTTTGAGAAAGTCTTTGTGGACCCGACACCATACTTGAATGAGGTTTTGAAGATCCCCATCCCAGAGGACAATGAGGAGGACATCGGTGTCCCGGTTCAGTGA
- the LOC141779322 gene encoding uncharacterized protein LOC141779322 isoform X1, which translates to MLKVHKQTCAVVGCKNQHRSLHLPPEDTKFKWIHFIYDGNVPLNVTSRPYVCANHFTWNCYTNAGQYKTGFANTLRLKEGAVPTIRDPSTNPEAQASTSLHINTKKDAACQTDTTPTRHVRTQLSSRTLGPYYRSTGVQATVPCKDSGVGPSKRPRLEMEEEEEEMEEEDEELFEGSSSKVDSEKQDPTYDPAESDTDLTESTDMPSEAPSPDHKIKKFIVYESCIMELFEVCPVCVRACDVQTRRIGTFISVEQLCPYCQYSRQWNSQPILGSTPAGNLQLSAAVYLSGASFFKVEKIFKAMELQMFQYDTFRRHTRMFIEPAVVNKWKTSQDVTVQRLSEEDKVVVGGDMKAVSPGHSAKFGCYTMMDLKNNMVVDIQLVHSNEVGAGYHREREGMKRSLTLLEERGVTLDSIVIKSHPQIQKFLRESNITHYCDISHMEKGISKQLEEIAKMKDCEKLQKWLPSIKKHIYWTAASSTTGPERVAKWTSHLNHVLDIHTHGDPIYPQCLHPLRKNTDPNKWLAAGTLAFYKLEKVMTNKKILKDVANLSPHPQTSSLEAFHRTIPRFAPKSVRFPFVGLLCRLYLAALYYNENADKEAESAEKPAKTFRYVDDLMDLIFEKVFVDPTPYLNEVLKIPIPEDNEEDIGVPVQ; encoded by the exons atgtTGAAGGTACACAAACAAACGTGTGCGGTTGTTGGCTGCAAGAACCAACACAGAAGTCTCCATCTCCCACCGGAGGATACGAAGTTCAAGTGGATTCACTTCATCTATGATGGAAATGTGCCTCTAAACGTGACATCCAGACCGTATGTGTGCGCAAACCATTTCACCTGGAACTGCTATACAAACGCGGGCCAGTATAAAACCGGATTTGCTAATACTTTGAGGCTCAAGGAAGGAGCAGTACCGACCATCAGAGACCCGAGTACAAACCCTGAAGCT CAGGCCAGCACATCACTACATATCAATACAAAGAAGGATGCTGCCTGCCAGACCGACACAACACCGACACGTCATGTTAGAACACAACTGTCTTCCAGGACTCTAGGGCCTTACTACAGGAGTACAG GTGTCCAGGCTACTGTGCCCTGCAAAGACTCTGGTGTTGGCCCATCGAAGAGACCTCGtctggagatggaggaggaggaggaggagatggaggaggaagatgaggagttGTTTGAGGGCAGCTCTTCAAAGGTGGATTCAGAAAAGCAGGATCCTACCTATGATCCTGCGGAGTCAGACACAGATTTAACAGAGTCGACAGACATGCC TAGTGAAGCACCCAGTCCCGACCATAAGATCAAGAAGTTTATAGTGTATGAGAGCTGCATTATGGAGCTGTTCGAGGTGTGTCCTGTGTGCGTGCGGGCGTGTGATGTTCAGACCCGAAGGATCGGTACATTCATATCAGTGGAACAGCTGTGCCCATATTGTCAATACTCCCGACAATGGAATAGCCAACCCATTCTGGGAAGCACTCCAGCCGGGAACCTCCAGCTCTCCGCGGCAGTGTATCTCAGCGGAGCATCTTTCTTCAAAGTTGAAAAG ATCTTCAAAGCAATGGAGCTGCAGATGTTCCAGTATGACACCTTTCGTCGTCATACAAGAATGTTCATCGAGCCAGCTGTTGTGAACAAGTGGAAAACATCCCAAGATGTGACGGTACAGCGGCTCAGTGAAGAGGACAAAGTGGTAGTTGGAGGTGACATGAAGGCTGTCTCTCCAG GGCACTCTGCAAAGTTTGGTTGCTACACCATGATGGACCTCAAGAACAACATGGTTGTTGATATCCAGTTGGTTCAC AGCAATGAGGTCGGTGCAGGCTACCACAGGGAAAGAGAAGGTATGAAGAGGAGCCTGACATTGTTGGAGGAACGTGGTGTGACTCTGGATAGCATCGTCATTAAGAGTCATCCACAAATACAGAAATTCCTGAGGGAGAGCAACATCACCCATTACTGTGACATCTCGCACATGGAGAAAG GAATTTCGAAGCAACTGGAGGAGATCGCCAAGATGAAGGACTGTGAAAAACTACAGAAGTGGTTACCGTctatcaaaaaacacatttactggACTGCAGCATCATCTACCACCGGACCAGAGAGAGTGGCGAAGTGGACCTCCCACCTGAACCATGTGCTGGATATTCACACACATGGGGACCCCATCTACCCCCAGTGCCTGCATCCACTGCGCAAAAACACGGACCCAAATAAATGGCTGGCAGCAG GAACTCTTGCTTTCTACAAGCTGGAAAAGGTGATGACGAACAAGAAGATCTTAAAAGACGTCGCAAATCTGAGCCCCCACCCACAGACTTCATCTCTGGAGGCTTTCCACCGCACCATTCCTCGTTTTGCTCCTAAAAGCGTTAGGTTTCCATTTGTTGGATTGCTGTGCAG ACTCTACCTGGCTGCCCTATACTACAATGAAAATGCTGACAAGGAGGCAGAAAGCGCGGAGAAACCAGCGAAGACGTTCC GATATGTGGATGACTTGATGGACCTCATCTTTGAGAAAGTCTTTGTGGACCCGACACCATACTTGAATGAGGTTTTGAAGATCCCCATCCCAGAGGACAATGAGGAGGACATCGGTGTCCCGGTTCAGTGA